From one Plasmodium coatneyi strain Hackeri chromosome 9, complete sequence genomic stretch:
- a CDS encoding Oligosacharyl transferase STT3 subunit — protein sequence MVGRESPADEEEAVDLGLRPQVFLNRLLHEVFCSGAFRQAMKEGKRSRRKMKILILLLIGLLSFLLRLFSVIRNEPIIHEYDPYFNYKLTNILRENNFYDFWDYFDAKSWFPLGRTTGQTLFPGLMLTSHFIYKLCNTLGFLIDIKIICIYMGPLFSFFTCLMTYVLTVEVYPFEGAGLLAALFVSMSPSHVSRTVAGSYDNESIAIFLLLLCLYSWVKCLKEGTLLSALLCSLSTYYMALSWGAYIYITNSISLYMLVLFLLKRYTLKHLISFNVYYVLTSILCLNIPSVGRSVLVSIEHLGTHAIFVLTNVLILARHVIIYLKLDEDKFKRKFVQMCFLFFFLIFKFFIFTNKLSWNHRSRTLLDPTYASKHNPIVASISEHQPTTWSSYFFDVHLVLIFLPIGMYECMKKQAPIEAFFLGIFSILCLYFSALMVRLLLIFSPIASVLSGVGLSSLLSRYVRFLRVSPSTYRASLLLGSELPHGESNSSEDSYTGEDNYTGEDGSSDGEDCSGQLDSEEKAHRQGEGSYTDGKSNPASNPVSRSNSALTDAPPEHRIVKLPFNRTENTHVSILTSLCVITLLAYLVILAVLHSTWCSSIAYSESNISFYSRNEKGERYINDDIRQMYKWIQQNTRTDSRIVAWWDYGYQLSVMADRVTYVDNNTWSTAHIATVGLILSVNEKQAYEYVKELDANYVLVSYGGYSKNSSDDLNKFLWVLKITNEKFKHINPLLYYYHDKHHPLGKNATPFMSNSLLYRLSYFNVSNGKHRGYDYIRKLEVPEVKELRYFEEVFTSDVWGFRLYRVKEDI from the exons ATGGTTGGGAGGGAAAGCCCGGcagatgaagaggaggcGGTCGACCTGGGGCTGAGGCCCCAGGTCTTTCTGAACCGCCTACTGCATGAGGTATTCTGCAGCGGCGCCTTCCGTCAG GCCATGAAGGAGGGAAAACGAAGCCGGCGTAAAATGAAAATCCTCATCCTACTGCTGATCGGCTTGTTGAGCTTCCTCCTTCGCCTCTTCTCAGTCATCCGAAATGAACCCATCATACATGAGTACGACCCCTACTTCAATTACAAGCTAACAAATATATtgagggaaaataatttctacGATTTTTGGGATTACTTCGACGCAAAGTCCTGGTTTCCCCTAGGCAGGACAACAGGACAGACTCTCTTCCCCGGATTGATGCTAACTAGCCATTTCATATACAAGCTTTGCAACACGCTTGGGTTTCTGATagatataaaaattatttgcatCTACATGGGGCCTCTATTCAGTTTCTTCACCTGTTTAATGACATATGTTTTAACAGTGGAGGTGTATCCTTTTGAAGGCGCAGGATTATTAGCAGCTCTATTCGTTTCTATGTCTCCTTCGCATGTGTCCAGAACTGTTGCAGGGTCGTACGATAATGAATCCATTGCTATATTTTTGCTCCTTCTATGTTTATACAGTTGGGTTAAGTGTCTGAAGGAGGGGACTCTCCTCTCAGCTCTTCTTTGCTCACTCAGTACCTACTACATGGCCCTCTCGTGGGGtgcctatatatacattaccAATTCGATAAGCTTATATATGCTAGTCCTTTTCTTGCTAAAGAGGTACACGTTAAAGCATCTCATCTCCTTTAACGTGTATTACGTGTTGACAAGTATCCTTTGCCTGAATATCCCCTCCGTTGGGAGGTCCGTTTTGGTTAGTATTGAGCACCTTGGGACGCATGCCATTTTTGTCTTAACGAATGTGCTAATCCTAGCCAGGCATGTAATTATCTACCTTAAATTGGATGAAGATAAGTTTAAGCGTAAGTTCGTACAAATgtgttttctctttttttttctcatttttaaatttttcatctttACAAATAAGTTGTCATGGAATCATAGATCAAGAACGCTACTAGATCCTACTTATGCATCTAAGCACAATCCCATCGTTGCATCTATTTCTGAACACCAGCCTACCACTTGGTCTTCCTACTTCTTTGACGTGCACCTTGTtttgatttttcttcccattggAATGTACGAATGTATGAAGAAGCAAGCCCCGATAGAGGCCTTCTTTTtgggcattttttccatcctttgTTTGTACTTTTCCGCCCTCATGGTTAGACTGCTTTTGATATTTTCCCCTATCGCAAGTGTGTTGAGTGGGGTAGGGTTGTCCTCCCTGCTGAGTCGTTACGTGCGTTTCCTGCGTGTGTCTCCTAGCACCTACAGGGCGTCTCTCCTCCTTGGAAGCGAACTTCCCCACGGGGAGAGCAACTCTTCTGAGGACAGTTACACAGGGGAAGATAATTACACAGGTGAAGATGGGTCATCCGATGGGGAGGACTGCAGTGGGCAACTGGATTCCGAAGAGAAGGCACATCGACAAGGGGAAGGCAGCTACACAGATGGAAAGAGCAATCCTGCAAGCAACCCCGTCAGTAGGTCCAACAGTGCGTTAACAGATGCACCTCCAGAACACCGCATCGTGAAGCTTCCCTTCAACAGAACGGAGAACACCCACGTGTCTATCCTGACAAGCCTCTGCGTAATAACTCTCCTAGCGTACCTAGTAATTCTGGCGGTTCTGCATTCCACGTGGTGCTCCTCCATAGCCTACTCCGAGTCTAATATATCCTTTTACAgcagaaatgaaaagggagaGAGGTACATCAATGACGATATCAGGCAGATGTACAAATGGATTCAACAGAACACAAGGACAGATTCTAGGATAGTGGCTTGGTGGGATTACGGATACCAATTAAGTGTCATGGCAGACAGAGTGACCTACGTAGATAACAACACATGGAGCACGGCACATATTGCCACAGTTGGGTTGATCCTCTCTGTAAATGAAAAACAAGCCTACGAATATGTGAAGGAGCTAGATGCAAATTACGTCCTCGTCTCCTATGGGGGCTATTCAAAGAACTCCTCAGATGACcttaacaaatttttatggGTTCTAAAAATCACGAACGAGAAATTTAAGCATATAAACCCACTCCTATACTATTATCACGATAAGCATCACCCgttaggaaaaaatgcaacccCTTTTATGTCGAACAGTCTCCTCTACAGACTCTCCTACTTTAACGTATCGAATGGAAAACACAGGGGGTATGACTACATTCGCAAGTTGGAGGTTCCGGAGGTTAAGGAACTTCGATACTTTGAGGAGGTATTCACATCCGATGTGTGGGGCTTCCGTTTGTACAGGGTTAAGGAGGACAtctaa
- a CDS encoding Transmembrane protein — protein MIEKSNNPFLSIDPIVDRGKAEGEELPLISSKAKHHVDFTQIVVYLVGLSDGLTHLASLAIYYLFKDYFRLTPYQVSLILMYPYIPFILKPAIALITDSVSIFGMRRKPYLFLFSLFQSLNFLALAFLQLSVFQATLILFFISLCASFCTTVAEALVVESSIGKTYSQGTNKVTEFIASKAIGSLSVAYFSGYLLEKISREYIFMATSLFPLIISLSCLFLKEKEYTSEKSIVNQLQDLIKFVNTPIFLGPFLYIFVYMSGPDYDDAFFFFCTNKLGFRPSFMGTLRLTYGIASLIGIIVYRLFLKNQGLKKTLILTTLISFPIYISPIVLTEKINTYFGISNELFVLSGGFLIEAITEVQLLPLFILTANICQPGLEASVFATILSVKNLGSLTKKGTSSFLTYLLRIDSYNFDNLSLYIFICGFFLLFSLTLVPLLPEEEKIDKLKNKHTQQLQS, from the coding sequence ATGATTGAGAAGTCCAACAACCCGTTCCTGAGCATCGACCCGATTGTGGACCGAGGAAAGGCGGAGGGAGAGGAGCTGCCGCTAATCAGTTCGAAGGCCAAGCACCATGTAGACTTCACGCAAATAGTGGTATACTTGGTTGGGCTGTCCGATGGCCTAACCCATTTGGCGTCACTAGCCATATATTACCTGTTTAAGGATTATTTTCGCTTAACACCTTATCAGGTGTCCCTCATATTAATGTACCCCTACATTCCGTTCATCTTGAAGCCAGCCATAGCGCTGATCACAGACTCGGTGTCCATATTCGgaatgaggaggaagccCTACCTGTTCCTTTTCAGCTTATTCCAGTCGTTAAACTTTTTGGCTTTAGCATTTCTACAGCTGTCCGTGTTTCAGGCTACAttgatcctttttttcatatccCTATGTGCGTCATTCTGCACAACAGTGGCTGAAGCGCTCGTTGTGGAAAGTTCCATTGGGAAGACCTATTCCCaaggaacaaacaaagtGACTGAGTTTATAGCGTCCAAAGCGATAGGCAGCCTTTCCGTAGCGTATTTTTCAGGATACCTTCTCGAGAAAATTTCAAGGGAATACATTTTCATGGCAACGTCACTTTTCCCTCTTATCATTTCATTGTCTTGTCTCTtcctgaaggagaaggaatacACCTCTGAGAAGAGCATAGTCAATCAACTACAGGATCTGATCAAATTTGTTAATACGCCAATTTTCTTGGGaccatttttgtacatttttgtatacaTGTCTGGACCCGACTATGAcgatgccttttttttcttctgcacgAATAAGTTGGGATTCCGACCCTCCTTCATGGGGACGTTAAGACTCACTTATGGGATCGCCTCTCTTATAGGGATAATCGTTTACCgcttgtttttaaaaaaccaAGGATTGAAGAAGACCCTCATTTTGACCACACTGATATCCTTCCCCATTTATATTTCACCAATCGTACTGACCGAGAAGATAAACACCTACTTTGGCATTTCCAACGAATTGTTTGTCCTCAGTGGAGGCTTCCTAATCGAAGCCATTACAGAAGTACAGCTGTTACCACTTTTTATATTAACGGCAAATATATGCCAGCCTGGTTTGGAGGCCAGTGTTTTCGCTACCATTTTGAGCGTCAAAAATTTGGGTTCTCTGACAAAGAAGGgcacctcctccttcttgaCCTACCTCCTAAGGATAGATAGCTACAATTTTGACAACCTCAGTTTGTACATTTTCATTTGtggcttcttccttcttttctccctcACCTTGGTGCCTCTGCTGCCTGAGGAGGAGAAGATCGATAAGCTCAAAAACAAGCACACACAGCAGCTTCAGTCGTAG
- a CDS encoding Cathepsin c: MGRAKNILSFGLILLHTLYVSLTTADIPAHVEIKNLVGKWKIQRTQTSPKMTTCGSTQPNNNIFNVKITDYKKYLLDNHYNFTSDLYVILSDDFISYGDMHDTTGNEHRKNWKVLVVYDEHKRKIGTWTTICDEGFEIRLGNETYTAFMHYEPTGKCGEAKEDDQTDSNGETECYVTNYNKIRFGWVDITKSKDEKLYGCFYAERYHVAGEPADVANTQHNFPTETSINSLLNVHNFMYPTPHDAMSSINDKPTFTKRTNMHIDQNSELYWHKMKHHGKKKPISRAMMMNAKQTYACPCNKNEHVQDDVNNSGGDPDQPVSPVSLMQLGGQTGDSETNEMDLENYEDTEKSPHRELEIDELPKNFTWGDPFNNNTREYDVTNQLLCGSCYIASQMYVFKRRIEIGLTKNLDKKYLNNFDDLLSIQTVLSCSFYDQGCNGGYPYLVAKMAKLQGIPLDKVFPYTALPETCPYKVDQTPMVTPALGTNNTPTPPTKNLRQINAVMFTSPTTNDMHENFKNPISNDPEKWYARDYNYIGGCYGCNQCNGEKIMMNEMYRNGPIVASFEATPDFYDYADGVFYIKDFPHARRCTVDATKKNYVYNVTGWEKVNHAIVLVGWGEEEIDGKLYKYWIGRNSWGKNWGKEGYFKIIRGVNFSGIESQSLFIEPDFTRGAGKILLEKLRNE, encoded by the coding sequence atgggaagagcaAAGAACATTTTAAGCTTCGGCTTAATTCTGCTGCATACCCTTTATGTAAGTCTGACCACGGCCGATATCCCTGCACATGTagagataaaaaatttggtgGGAAAATGGAAGATTCAGAGGACACAGACGTCTCCAAAAATGACGACCTGTGGATCAACCCAACCAAacaacaacatttttaatgtaaaaataacagACTATAAAAAGTATCTCCTGGATAACCATTACAATTTTACCTCTGACTTGTATGTTATTTTATCCGACGACTTTATATCCTATGGAGACATGCACGATACGACTGGCAATGAGCATCGAAAGAATTGGAAGGTGCTAGTTGTGTACGATGAGCATAAGAGGAAGATAGGTACATGGACCACCATTTGTGATGAAGGGTTTGAAATTAGGTTAGGAAATGAAACCTACACTGCGTTTATGCATTATGAGCCGACGGGCAAATGTGGAGAAGCGAAGGAGGACGACCAAACTGATTCCAATGGAGAGACAGAATGCTACGTCACGAATTATAACAAGATAAGATTCGGTTGGGTGGATATAACCAAATCGAAGGATGAGAAATTATACGGTTGCTTTTACGCAGAGAGGTACCATGTAGCAGGTGAGCCGGCAGATGTAGCCAACACGCAACACAACTTCCCCACCGAAACGAGCATCAACAGTCTGttaaatgtgcacaactTTATGTACCCCACGCCACATGACGCTATGTCAAGCATCAACGACAAGCCAACTTTTACCAAGAGGACAAACATGCACATCGATCAGAACAGCGAATTGTACTGGCACAAGATGAAACACcacggaaagaaaaaacccaTAAGCAGAGCAATGATGATGAATGCAAAACAGACGTATGCTTGCCCCTGTAATAAGAACGAGCACGTTCAGGACGACGTGAATAACAGCGGGGGTGATCCAGACCAGCCCGTATCGCCCGTATCGCTTATGCAGTTGGGAGGTCAAACTGGGGATAGCGAAACGAACGAAATGGATTtggaaaattatgaagataCGGAGAAGTCCCCCCACAGGGAATTAGAAATAGACGAACTGCCAAAGAACTTCACCTGGGGAGATCCATTTAATAATAACACAAGAGAGTATGACGTGACGAACCAATTGTTATGTGGTTCCTGTTATATTGCATCCCAAATGTATGtctttaaaagaagaatcGAAATTGGCTTGACAAAAAATCTAGACAAAAAATATCTGAACAATTTCGACGATTTGTTGTCTATACAAACAGTTCTTTCGTGCTCTTTCTACGACCAAGGTTGCAATGGAGGTTACCCATATTTGGTCgccaaaatggcaaaattaCAGGGTATCCCCTTAGATAAGGTGTTCCCCTACACGGCCCTGCCAGAGACCTGCCCATACAAAGTGGATCAAACTCCTATGGTAACCCCCGCATTGGGTACTAATAACACTCCCACCCCGCCAACGAAGAATTTAAGACAAATAAACGCAGTCATGTTTACCAGCCCAACGACGAATGATATGCAtgagaattttaaaaatcccATAAGTAATGACCCAGAGAAGTGGTACGCAAGAGACTACAACTACATTGGAGGATGCTACGGATGCAACCAATgcaatggagaaaaaatcatGATGAACGAAATGTATAGAAATGGTCCTATCGTTGCTTCCTTTGAGGCTACCCCCGATTTTTACGATTATGCGGATGGcgttttttacattaaagACTTCCCTCACGCAAGAAGATGTACCGTAGACGCCACGAAGAAGAATTACGTTTACAACGTCACGGGATGGGAAAAGGTTAACCACGCTATTGTTTTAGTCGGATggggagaggaagaaatcgACGGTAAATTGTACAAATACTGGATTGGCCGAAACAGTTGGGGAAAGAACTGGGGTAAGGAGGGTTACTTTAAGATAATCCGAGGTGTGAACTTTAGCGGTATCGAGAGCCAGTCCCTCTTCATCGAGCCCGACTTCACGAGAGGCGCCGGCAAGATCCTCCTCGAAAAGCTCAGAAATGAGTAA